From the bacterium genome, the window ACTACTGGCAGTAACAGCAGACGGAAGCTGGCCATTGGGTGTAGTGTTGTAAATACGGTACCCATTCAATAAATTAACATCATGTTCATTTAAAGTAACATCACTGCCATTGGCACGTAGATCAAGTCCACCTACACCAGAACGTGCATCTTGAATATCTTGACCATACAACACATACGTTACCCCACCATGAGGCGATCCGGCACCACCGGTTTCATCTTGATTGGCACCAATTACAATATCAGCCAAACCATCCCCATCTATGTCGTTTAAATCAACAGCCGAACCGGCACGAGTAAGTGATAAATTCCCTCTAAAATTCAGGTGTCGTACACCCGATGCTGGTACTAAATCACTTAACTCAATATTATTAGGTAAGTTGGAGTCTCCATAAATCAATAGAACGCGTCCACGTCCTCCGTTGTTATAATCAACAGTATCCGCTAATAAAACATCTCCCAATCCATCTCCATCTACATCTCCAACAACCACATGATTTCCCCAATCATTGCCTTGCCAATTGATATTATCATGAAAGCGCAAGGTTCTTATGCTGTCTTTGCTAATGGTTCCGCTATAAGGCCTTGCAGGAATAAAATCGATCGTTCCGCTGTCTCTTCCGGCAACAGTTGTTACAATTTCTCCATATCCATCACCATTGATATCATCTTTAAAGACATAGGTTACTCCACCAATTAATTCGTTTTGTTCTCCCAGAATAATCGCATTAGCTGATGCATCACTTCCACTTACAATGCTACCTCCATTAAATACTAATAGTGCACCAGAATTAGTGCCATCACCATAACCATAAGCCTGAGCTCCGGAATTATTATAACTTCCAGCACCTACAATTAAATCTTTAATCCCGTCGCCATCCAGATCAATTGCACCTATACTGCTACCTAATCTTTCAATAGGCATTGTAGATGTAATTTTAACATCGGCATTAGATAAGCTTGAAGCTCCGCGAACATTAAAAAAATCTGGGGAGCCATATTTAATATAAACCGACCCTGCATGGCCTATGGAAGGACTTACATAATTTAAATTTGAACCCACTAATACATCATCAAAACCATCTCCATTCACATCACCTAAAGCTATAGCACTATCACCAGCCAAATCTCCAACCGCTTCACCCAATAATAAAACACTATCGGTAGCTAAATTAATCGCTGTGCTTCCATCGCAATTAGTATCAATGCCATTCACACGTTGAAAATTTCCCGGATTTACTGTGGGGTTGATATCATCACAATCATCAATCGCTAAATACCCATCTCCATCTAAATCATCATCAGGCGTAGCTACACTGCAATCATTATCCACACCGTCATATTCTATTTCGGGAGCTCCAGGATTAACGGCTCTGTTCGCATCATCGCAATCAATTTGTACGGTAGGGTTTTCAAAATATCCGGCGGGGAGACTTGTGCCCACAGGTAAGGTTTCAGCTTCGGCAACCGAATAACCATCGCTATCAGCATCGGCATAGCCGTCTAAATAACGCCATACACTGCTATTAAAATCATCAATATCGTCTTCTAAACTTTGCTGTGTTGCATAACCGGCGGGGATATCATCACCAATCAAAATACTTTCACCCTCACCAACCGTATACCCATCACCATCAATATCCGTAAATAAATCTACATAACGGTATCCACTCGCATCGTTGTCATTTTCATCATCGCCACCAAAAGCAATATCATCATGGCCGTCATCATCTAAATCGTAATCAGGAATTACTACATCTGTATCGGTTTCCCCGGTATCAGTATCGTCTGTGTCTACATCTGTATCACCCGTTTCAAGAGTATCAGTATCCTGAGTATCCACAATATCTGTGTCGCCAGTATCATCTGTATCAGCAACAGAATCAGTATCTCCACTATCTGAAATACCGGTGTCTGTATCACCCGTATCGCCCATCACTAAATCGTCACCATCACAATCCTGATCAACACCGTCATTAGGAGTTTCAGTGGCTCCAGGATAAATGGAGTCATTCTCATCATTGCAATCACCGGTTTTTAAATCGGCCATCGATGACCTTCTGCGAAG encodes:
- a CDS encoding putative metal-binding motif-containing protein, whose translation is LTIGGVAVVVLAAPAEITAGGVISVIALGGLLVGGTGCTADNPPDDVDTDTLVETDDTDNLPNPDCVDDDNDGYVNEKCSAEELDELRRRSSMADLKTGDCNDENDSIYPGATETPNDGVDQDCDGDDLVMGDTGDTDTGISDSGDTDSVADTDDTGDTDIVDTQDTDTLETGDTDVDTDDTDTGETDTDVVIPDYDLDDDGHDDIAFGGDDENDNDASGYRYVDLFTDIDGDGYTVGEGESILIGDDIPAGYATQQSLEDDIDDFNSSVWRYLDGYADADSDGYSVAEAETLPVGTSLPAGYFENPTVQIDCDDANRAVNPGAPEIEYDGVDNDCSVATPDDDLDGDGYLAIDDCDDINPTVNPGNFQRVNGIDTNCDGSTAINLATDSVLLLGEAVGDLAGDSAIALGDVNGDGFDDVLVGSNLNYVSPSIGHAGSVYIKYGSPDFFNVRGASSLSNADVKITSTMPIERLGSSIGAIDLDGDGIKDLIVGAGSYNNSGAQAYGYGDGTNSGALLVFNGGSIVSGSDASANAIILGEQNELIGGVTYVFKDDINGDGYGEIVTTVAGRDSGTIDFIPARPYSGTISKDSIRTLRFHDNINWQGNDWGNHVVVGDVDGDGLGDVLLADTVDYNNGGRGRVLLIYGDSNLPNNIELSDLVPASGVRHLNFRGNLSLTRAGSAVDLNDIDGDGLADIVIGANQDETGGAGSPHGGVTYVLYGQDIQDARSGVGGLDLRANGSDVTLNEHDVNLLNGYRIYNTTPNGQLPSAVTASSDTDGDGINDLLMGAAECSTTGTAFYMSGHTLSTSPSPTIDVATTQQIPGTGMVNFGTFVAGGGDVDGDGSQEILINDAAAGSGKGATAVLAGGSSY